CGCGTCTCTCTGGCGGACTGCCTGGTGGAGATGGGGCAGGTGGACGACGCGCTCAAGGTGCTCCTCGAGGCGCAGGCGTTGCCGGGCATTCCGCGCACGGAGGTCCTGTGGTTCAAGATGCGGCGCATCGCGATGTTGCTGGAGCATGATCGCGAGCGCGAGGCGACCCGCGGGCTGGATGAACTCGACGCGGAAGTGCCCGCGAGCGCCGACCCGGAGCTGCGCCGTTGGATGGCCGCGCAGGTGTCGGCCGCCGCCGCGCACCTCTTCGCCCAGCGGAAGTCCCAGGCCGCGAACCGCTTGCTCGAATATGGCCGGCGCTTCCATCCGGACGACGCTCCCGCCGCCGAGCTGAGCTTTCCGAACGGCGTCCACGTGGACATCTCGGCTCTGCCAGAAGCGGGGCGGCAGTGGGTTCATGCCGGCGCGGAGGACTCCGAGGGCTGGCGCTCCCAATGGAGTTGGGCGATGCCCGCCGCGGTCACGTTCGCGCTGGCCCTGGCGACCTTCTTCTTCCTGGCGTACTGCGCCTTCGGAACCGGCGAGCGCTCCTTCTACAACTGGAGCGGTTGCGTGGTGATGGCCGCCGCCTTGTGTGCCGCGACGGCGTATGCCGCCCGGCGGTTCCTGACTGTGATGACCCAGCCCTACGGGCGCTTCACCCTGCTGCATCCACTGCACCTGGTGGAGGTGATGGGGGACCACGTCATCGTGTGGCCCCTGGTGCATCTGGAAGACGTGCAGTTGGTGAACCAGCACTCCCATGTCTCGTACACGCACACCCTCATCGAGATGCGTTTCAACGGCCGACAGGTGGTCACGTTTGGTCACAGCGAACGGGCCGCCAAGGACTTCGTGGCGCAGTTGGTGGCGCAGCGCCGCCGCGTGCTGGAGCTGCTCAGCCAAGGTCTGCTGAGCGCGGAGGAGGGGATGGCGCAACTGCCCGCGGAGTTGCTGGCGCGCGGCGCGTCGAGCGGCACGGTTCACGGGCCACCCCATCGGTTGCCGCACGCCACCCACCCGCTCGTCGCCGCGGGGCTGGGCGTGTTGCTGGTGGTGGCCGCGGTGATTCCTCATCGCAGCGCCACGGATGCGCAGGCATGGCAGCATGCCGCGGTGCAGACCTCGGGGCTGGGGCCGCTGCTGACCTTCCTGAGAGCGCGTCCCGACAGCCATTTCTCGGTCCAGGCCCAGGCCCGGGTGGACGCGGAGCTGGCGCGCGTACGGGCGCGGCTCGAAAGCCGGTTGGACCCCGGCAGCGCCGCGGCTCGGTCCGTGCCCTTCTTCACCGGCCTGCTGAACGACGTGTCCCGCACCCACAGCCGCCGCGTCGTCGTCGAATGGGCGGAACCTGCCTCGGAGAAGGGACAAGGGCAGGCCCAGGAAGACCTTTCCATCTTGCTGGTGTCCGCCTGGCAGCGGCTGCTGGATGAAGCGCTGGGGCGGGATGTCCTCGTCGTGGATGCAGGACGCAACAGCCAGGAAGGGCCGCCCGTCCTCACCCTTCAGGTGGGCGAAGCGCTGCGCCCATCCACCGGCTCGGGGCCTGTCCGGCACCGTGTCTGGCAGGTGCGCGCGAAGGGGCCGGGGGGCGAGGACATCGTGGCGCCCCTGGAACTCACGGCGGACGCGGCGGACCCGAAGGTACCGGAGAGCCTGTTCCACGCATGGGTGGACCAGTGGCACCTGCCCGGCGCGGGCGACCGGCGTCCCTTGCTGCTGACGGCTTCCACCCTGGTTCGGAGCGCCACGCCATGAGCGCGCCATCGACGTCCCTCCGGCGGGGCCTGTTGCTCCTCGCCGCGATTTTCGGTTTCGCGCTCGCGGTCGTGGCAGTGCTCCGCAACGCGGCGGCGGTGCAGGAAGTGGTCTTCGTCAACGGATTGGACTTCACCGTTCAGGTGTCCGCGGGCGGCACGTGGCTCCGGCTGAAGCCGAACGAGCACCAGGTCCGCGCGTTCCCCGAAGGCGCGTTGGAAATCACCGTGACACACGAGGGGAAGTTGCTGGCCCAGGACATGGTGCTTCTGCCGGAAGGCGGGGGCCACTTCGTCTACAACGTCCTGGGGGCCGCGCCGCTCTACCTGTCGAAGGTCGTCTATT
This genomic window from Myxococcus hansupus contains:
- a CDS encoding J domain-containing protein encodes the protein MVKDEPRRSPYEVLGIAVDADARAIKKAYFERIRQNPPETHPEVFKQLREAYELLSDPEARQAYDASAAAQAEGGTSEEDARLKEAVDLFDAGDTAGGRSVLNRMLLEQPDFHQARLLLGRSFLWEEAPEAALTEFDEVLKRAPEDWRGHLHRGWALNRLTRLKEAADAYWRAGKYGPAEVGPRVSLADCLVEMGQVDDALKVLLEAQALPGIPRTEVLWFKMRRIAMLLEHDREREATRGLDELDAEVPASADPELRRWMAAQVSAAAAHLFAQRKSQAANRLLEYGRRFHPDDAPAAELSFPNGVHVDISALPEAGRQWVHAGAEDSEGWRSQWSWAMPAAVTFALALATFFFLAYCAFGTGERSFYNWSGCVVMAAALCAATAYAARRFLTVMTQPYGRFTLLHPLHLVEVMGDHVIVWPLVHLEDVQLVNQHSHVSYTHTLIEMRFNGRQVVTFGHSERAAKDFVAQLVAQRRRVLELLSQGLLSAEEGMAQLPAELLARGASSGTVHGPPHRLPHATHPLVAAGLGVLLVVAAVIPHRSATDAQAWQHAAVQTSGLGPLLTFLRARPDSHFSVQAQARVDAELARVRARLESRLDPGSAAARSVPFFTGLLNDVSRTHSRRVVVEWAEPASEKGQGQAQEDLSILLVSAWQRLLDEALGRDVLVVDAGRNSQEGPPVLTLQVGEALRPSTGSGPVRHRVWQVRAKGPGGEDIVAPLELTADAADPKVPESLFHAWVDQWHLPGAGDRRPLLLTASTLVRSATP